Proteins from one Hypomesus transpacificus isolate Combined female unplaced genomic scaffold, fHypTra1 scaffold_223, whole genome shotgun sequence genomic window:
- the LOC124462530 gene encoding histone H4, producing MSGRGKGGKGLGKGGAKRHRKVLRDNIQGITKPAIRRLARRGGVKRISGLIYEETRGVLKVFLENVIRDAVTYTEHAKRKTVTAMDVVYALKRQGRTLYGFGG from the coding sequence ATGTCAGGAAGAGGCAAAGGAGGCAAGGGGCTCGGAAAAGGAGGCGCTAAGCGGCATCGCAAGGTACTGCGTGACAACATCCAGGGCATCACTAAGCCCGCCATCCGCCGTCTTGCTCGCCGCGGTGGCGTGAAGCGTATTTCAGGTTTGATTTATGAAGAAACACGTGGAGTGCTGAAGGTGTTCCTGGAGAACGTCATCCGTGATGCCGTGACCTACACCGAGCACGCCAAAAGGAAGACCGTGACTGCCATGGACGTGGTTTACGCCCTGAAGCGCCAGGGACGTACTCTGTACGGATTCGGCGGTTAA